The region GCTGTGACGCCTGGATAATCAAGCGCGCCAGCGCCGGCAGCAAATCCGGGTGCAGGCTGGTTTCCGGCTCGTTCAGCACCATCATCGTGGGCGGCCGTGGTGTCAGCAGCGCAGCGACCAGCAGCAGATAACGCAAGGTGCCGTCCGACAACTCCGCGGCCGACAGCGGCCGCAGCAAACCTTCCTGATAAAACTCAAGCGCGAAACGCCCGCCTTGCAGCGGTTGGATATTCAAGCGTGCACCGGGGAACGCATCGCTTACCGCGCGCTGCAACGCCTCGGGGTCGCCAATCTCGCGGATGGTCTGCAACGCGGCGGCCAGGTCGCGCCCGTCGTGATGCAACACCGGCGTGCGCGTGCCCAGTTGTGGCTGGCGCACGGGCGCATCCACATCGCTGCGAAAGTGATCATAAAAACGCCAGCCCCGGATGCTTTCGCGCAGCAGCAACACCTCCGGCGAGCCGCGCAGGCTGCCGACCTGGTCGAACAGGCTGTGGTAATTCGGCGTGTGCTGAGCCAACACATCCCAGGCACGCCCCTCGCGTGCGCGCACCATCGGCCCGGAACGCTGCACCAGCAGGCTGGCCGGGCGGTAGATGTGGCCAGCCCAGATGCATTCCTTCTTCACTTCCGGGTCCAGGGAAAAATACGACTGGGTTTTTTCCGGAAGACCCAGGGAGATCGCATAGCTGAAATCCTCCCCGGCAAACCCCAGGCGCAGGCGTTTGACGCCTTGGCGCACCATGGGCTCTACTGGCACCTCGCCATTGCGCATGCGCCGGCTGATGGTTTCCGGCCCGGCCCAGAAGGTCGAATCCAACCCGCCTTCACGGGCCAGCGCATTGATCACCCCGCCTTGGGCGGTTTCCGCCAGTAGCCGTAGCGCGCGGTACAGGTTGGACTTACCGCTGCCATTGGGGCCGGTGACCAGATTCAGTCGGTCCAGGGGCACCACCAACTTATTGATTGAGCGATAATTGGCTACTGCGAGGGTTTTCAGCATGTGCATTCAGTCTGCATGGGAACCCTTGGAGTATGGGTTCCTCCCTGCAGATAAGGAACCCTGATCTAAGCTCACAGTCGCATACAAATTGGCACATCGCGTCACGCAAAAGGAGCCTGCATGGGCGGTCGCACTTCAAGAGTTGTACTCAGCCTTGGCCTGTTGGCGCTGCTGAGCGGCTGTGGTCAGGAAAAGACCGAACCCAAGGCGCATTCACGGGTATTTGTGCAGACCGTCCAGTCGGCGGATTTTGCCGCGGCGGTCACGCTGACCGGTGACATCCAGGCCCGCGTACAAACCGATTTGTCCTTTCGCGTGGGTGGCAAGATCATCCAGCGCGTGGTCGACGT is a window of Pseudomonas antarctica DNA encoding:
- a CDS encoding AAA family ATPase; protein product: MLKTLAVANYRSINKLVVPLDRLNLVTGPNGSGKSNLYRALRLLAETAQGGVINALAREGGLDSTFWAGPETISRRMRNGEVPVEPMVRQGVKRLRLGFAGEDFSYAISLGLPEKTQSYFSLDPEVKKECIWAGHIYRPASLLVQRSGPMVRAREGRAWDVLAQHTPNYHSLFDQVGSLRGSPEVLLLRESIRGWRFYDHFRSDVDAPVRQPQLGTRTPVLHHDGRDLAAALQTIREIGDPEALQRAVSDAFPGARLNIQPLQGGRFALEFYQEGLLRPLSAAELSDGTLRYLLLVAALLTPRPPTMMVLNEPETSLHPDLLPALARLIIQASQQCQVWVVSHASRLIAALQQDDGCNSIVLEKVLGETRIVGQGILDAPAWHWPE